In Carassius auratus strain Wakin chromosome 20, ASM336829v1, whole genome shotgun sequence, the genomic stretch acggaatgagtgaTGCACTCTCCGCGCTCATgagctctgatcggaacaaacccgaacctcattgtctgctgaacagaaacatcaaaatagacagccagactagactattttagaacaaattatgagtttattggcggattatttggatttttttttttttttttgcctagttcctaCGTCTATGGCCAAATGACGTTATGAtgagcatttaattaaaaaaaatgcgggtcaggaagcagGTCTGGTAGCCTGcaatattttcttttccttttttagcAGTCTGAGTTGCAGGCGGGTTAGTTCAAAAcgtcggtcgggtgcgggtttTGGTATATTGACCCGGGCATCACTGGTACAATGATCAAACCCAAAAATGTAGTCTaccttatttctttatgaacataatTATTCAGTAGCCTAATTATTACACATGAACGTTTAAGTATCAGAAAAGGATTcgaatatattacaatgaataatgCAATAGCCTCTGTTAATATTGCTCTATTAAATGAAAAGCTAGGAAATAAAGCTTCATGTCTTTAAAAACCCGTACTGTGTAGGCTATATAGTCAgctatttctctgaataaattatgatgtgtatatttttaatgtcctGATTGAGCAACATCTATTTCAGACCCTCCAAGATCGCACAAATCTGTTTATTGCCGTTTCCATGAAAATGTTGTatactaaattaataattaatttaaccacCGTTTATATCATTACCTACTTCAAAATGAATGCTGCTTAAGAAATCATTGTTGCAATATTTGCAGTTAGCTACTTTacgaataaaaactataacttaattatataaacaatgaataactgtataaGGCGAATAATGTAGGCTAGTATATACAAAGTTTAAATCtttgtaatttgtttatatatatatagctatatatattgAGGTTGTGTCCGGCTGATGTTTATCACGTTTATGATGTTCGctactgtaatgaacgtagctttttaataagtagggtaAATTCCCGACACTTTCATGACGTCATTTGATTCTCTGACACTTTAGCCAttgattttgttatgttttgaataatgtttCGTACTTCTGCATGCGACATAATGACGTCACTTTTAGAATTTTCGCCAGCATATATAAAAGGCGCGATTCTCTCCTGCTCAATTGAAGGTTTGAAGTAGTCGGATATCAAAGTCCTGTAAAAGTAGAGCAGTATTATCGGTAACCTGTGTAAAAATGGGCCTATTAATCAAAGCACTGAATCGTTTAAGGACTTTGTTAAAAAGGACACCCCAACCCCATCCTGATCAGGATAATGAGACCCCTGTTGGGGCTTGTGTGGCTGATGTGGGTGGTGGTAGTGAGGCAGGGAAAGAAAAGAAtaagagagaaaggaagaggTTTTGGAGGTGGCACTTAAGAAGAAAAAAGTACAGTGTGGCTAAGGCTGAGAAGCTGTACCAGACTTCTGTATTGGGAACAGGAACATACCGGAGGCATAGTCAAAGTAAAATTGAATTTTTCTTAAACAGTTACTCCGTTAttggttttaatgtttaatgtgtgaCTTTAAAATAACGGAAACTAAAATGAACAACTGGATTGAAATTATGTTACGCATTTTTTATCTGAGTTTGATGTTAGATAACTTTCTTAGGGGTCATTGCCAAACCactcaatatttttttaagatctaAAATATCAATTTACATCATCTAGAAAAGTTTGCTTTTTCaaattgcaaaaaagaaaagaaaaaaattacctctaaatgaaaaacatttaaacatggatttgcaatttaataatcataatattttattctttatttgcattttaggCCTCAAGGAACTGACCCCCACTGCTGAGTACACTGAAGATGTCCTTCAACCGGCGGTCCTCGACATTTCAGTGTGTTCATCAGCAGGTAAAGGCACTGACTCTCCAGTGCATCTGTCAGATGATGACAGCTTTGTCTCTGCAGTGACCTCCATAGCACACAGTGCCATTGCCTGTGCAGTTGCAGATGAGGACATTGCCTCTGCAGAGAGTCTCATAGTACATCAGGACGTTAACTCTGCTGTGAGACCCAAAGCAGAGAGGGACGTTGCCTCTGTACAGCATTCCAAAATAGATGGGGGCATTGCCCTTGCAGTGCTTCCCAAAGAAGATGGGGGCATTGCCTCTGCAAGACATCCTCAAGTAGACATGGGCATTGCTAGTGCTGTGTGTACTCCAGTAGACTCCGTTGCAACAGGAGAGCTGGACAAAGGTAACTTTACTGCCATAACCCAAAACAGCTGTAATATGTACAGTAAGATTTTGTAATACATTCTATCACCATTTAGCTTTGTTGCAGTTCATTAAAATGATCCTCCAGTGTGTCAAatgaatttttattataaaatgaataagaaTTCAATTTTCTGTCAATTTTTCTGTCAACAGATCATATTTGTTGGCGGTACAAATTTGGTGGCAGGCTGGGTGAAGGAGGATTCGGGTCAGTGCGAAAAGGGACTCGTGTTAAGGATGGTCTTAAGGTATTTAGTCTTTTTACTTCCTTTTGAATTAATCTCATATTCACTATTTAGATAACTTAACTTTTTAAGACTGACCAAACACTTTATTAGGATTTAATTTACTGCTTGTTGATGTACTTCTCTTCAGAATTAATGTCTGGAATGAAATCATCTCTGTACGCATGTTAATTGTTTATTCCTTGCTTTGGTAATCAGGTGGCTGTGAAATATGTCAAAAAGACGAAACACACTAAATATATCACCACTGTGAGTATGCTTCTTCTTCTCATTCATTGTTTATCATCTCATAACACTGTCTCATATTGATGTTAATCACATTTCAATAGGCAAACTTCCCTTGATGAACAATGTGGCAAATGACTTCAATGTAATGATCATTTTTTCAGGCTTTTCACCCCAAACCTCTTCCTGTAGAGATTGCGTTGGCAGTCATCATCGATAGGAAACCCAGCTGTCCACATATAATTGAAATGCTGGACTGGCAGGACGACCCAGACTACTACTTAATAGTCATGGAGCGCCCCGTGCCAAGCA encodes the following:
- the LOC113037839 gene encoding serine/threonine-protein kinase pim-2-like — translated: MGLLIKALNRLRTLLKRTPQPHPDQDNETPVGACVADVGGGSEAGKEKNKRERKRFWRWHLRRKKYSVAKAEKLYQTSVLGTGTYRRHSQSLKELTPTAEYTEDVLQPAVLDISVCSSAGKGTDSPVHLSDDDSFVSAVTSIAHSAIACAVADEDIASAESLIVHQDVNSAVRPKAERDVASVQHSKIDGGIALAVLPKEDGGIASARHPQVDMGIASAVCTPVDSVATGELDKDHICWRYKFGGRLGEGGFGSVRKGTRVKDGLKVAVKYVKKTKHTKYITTAFHPKPLPVEIALAVIIDRKPSCPHIIEMLDWQDDPDYYLIVMERPVPSMDMAKLLKCSGGRLKEQIAQYIMWQVIYAANFCCNRGVFHRDIKLENVLVNPTTLEIKLIDFGCGNLVKDSGYSTCYGTKPYIPPEYHDRGRYHAKPATVYSLGVLLFTMLHGRFPKDRDLYCLGSNQSVFAVSQECIQFLWACLQCYPEHRIALEQMIYHDWFVLGFPNALPIYRKASKQHSRYR